The Thermocrinis sp. genomic interval AAGCCAGTTATTTTAACATCTTCACCCCTATTTAAGCTTAGGCTTACTTCTTTAAGCAGAAGGTTTAAAGCTTTTTCAATCAACGATTTAGAGAAAACAGGCATTTTTTCATGACATCTATGTATTATATCCTTTTTTGTCATGTTCATAACTTCATCTTTTTCTTTAAAAGCTCCCCTAAGGTAAACCCGCTTTCAGAGCCCTCGTTGATAATTTCTTCCGTTTTCTTTTCCTCCTTTGTACTTAAGGTTATCTTTGAATTGGGGGTTATGTCAATTATACGCACTTCTAGCTCGTCCCCAACCTTTATATCTTTTATATTATCAATCTCCGACAGAGGGAGCAATCCCTCCAATCCTTCTGGAAACTCCAAGAAGGCTCCAAAGGGATGTATGGAAGTTACCTTCAATTTAACCCTATCCCCAACCTTATACTTTTTAACAAAAATATCCCAAGGGTTATCCTGTAGCTGTTTTATTCCGAGTTTTACGTATTTACCTTCAAGCCCTAAAACCGCAAACTCCCTCTCTTCACCGATTTTGAGCACTTCTTCCACCCTGCCTGGCTTCACCCAAGAAAGATCACTTCTGTGAATTATACCCTTCACTCCTTCCAAATCCACTATTGCAGATGCACTCTCAAACTTCTCAACTTTGCCTTTTACCTTACTTCCCACCGGATGTTTTTGTATATATTCCTCCCAAGGTTTTGGGAGGGTTCTTTTTATGCTGAGAATAAGCTTTCTGTGTTTCGGCTCAAACTCCAAAACCTTAACATTGACCGTGTCCCACTTCTTCGGCATTTTGTTATCGTACGACACCTCATCCTTTGGAACAAAGCCCTCTACTCCTTCTAAAACCTCCACTAATACTCCTTTGTCTGTTATATCTGTTACTTTGCCAGTAAGGATCTGCCCCTTGCTTATGAGTTCCTTAGCCTTGTCCCATGGATTACCTTTCAATTCCCTAAGGCTTACAAAGATAAATTCTCCGTCTTTTGGAATTCTCTTTACTTTTACCTTTAGTCTTTCTCCTACTTCAGTATAGTTATAAGGGTTTTTGTCCCTGCCCCAAGATAGTTCTTCCTTTGGCAAGAATGCTCTTAGTGTGTTCTTTACTAAAAGTGTTATACCTTTTTCTGGATCTATTTTTATAACCTTTCCATCTATTACATCCCCAACTTTTAATTTAGCGAGTAATCGCTCCTTCCTCCTTTTTCTAATCTGTTCTATGAAATCTTTCTCAGTCAAAACAATATTAACACCACTGCTTGATACTGAAAGTTCCTTAATTTTTGCTACTACCCTTGAATTCTTCCTCAGGCCCTGTCTGGCTTCCGATTTAGGTAAAGTTGCTTTAAGCCCGCTAACATTCACTTTGTATTCGTTCTCCAGCACTTCTTCTACCCTGCCTTCTACGAATTTACCCTTCTCATAAGCCGACTTAAGAAATCCATACAACCTTTCGCTTAAGTACCTTTGGAAAGATAATACCGGTACACCCTTTGAGAATTTTACAAGTATGCCCTTTATTTCGTCATTCTCCTTTACCTCTTCAGGAAGCTCCTCTCTGGGCATTATGGCTTCCACTTTATAACCAATATCAATGTACACTGTTCTCTCATCTATTTTCACTATTCTCCCTCTTACCACTTCTCCCTTTTTCAAGGTTTTGTTTATACCAAGCTTTGTTTCCAAAAGGTTTTCGAACTTCTCTAATTCATTCATGGGAAGATTATTATAAAGCATGTTTTTTTGGATGTATAATAAAAAAATTATGCTTTCCAAGAGAGTATCTCACATAAAGCCTGCCCCCACCTTGGCCCTTACCGCTAAGGTAAATCAACTGAAGAATCAGGGGGTAGATGTGATAGGTTTTGGTGCGGGGGAACCAGACTTTGATACTCCAGAGTTTGTCAAAGAAGCGTGTATAAAAGCTTTGAAAGAGGGAAAAACAAAATATAGTCCCCCTGCCGGAATCCTTCCTCTAAGGGAAGCCCTATCAGAAAAACTTTTAAAAGAAAATGGTGTAGATTACAAGCCATCAGAAATAGTTATAACTGCAGGCGCTAAGATGGCGCTGTATTTGGTTTTTACCGCTATACTTGAAGAAGGAGATGAAGT includes:
- a CDS encoding S1 RNA-binding domain-containing protein; the protein is MNELEKFENLLETKLGINKTLKKGEVVRGRIVKIDERTVYIDIGYKVEAIMPREELPEEVKENDEIKGILVKFSKGVPVLSFQRYLSERLYGFLKSAYEKGKFVEGRVEEVLENEYKVNVSGLKATLPKSEARQGLRKNSRVVAKIKELSVSSSGVNIVLTEKDFIEQIRKRRKERLLAKLKVGDVIDGKVIKIDPEKGITLLVKNTLRAFLPKEELSWGRDKNPYNYTEVGERLKVKVKRIPKDGEFIFVSLRELKGNPWDKAKELISKGQILTGKVTDITDKGVLVEVLEGVEGFVPKDEVSYDNKMPKKWDTVNVKVLEFEPKHRKLILSIKRTLPKPWEEYIQKHPVGSKVKGKVEKFESASAIVDLEGVKGIIHRSDLSWVKPGRVEEVLKIGEEREFAVLGLEGKYVKLGIKQLQDNPWDIFVKKYKVGDRVKLKVTSIHPFGAFLEFPEGLEGLLPLSEIDNIKDIKVGDELEVRIIDITPNSKITLSTKEEKKTEEIINEGSESGFTLGELLKKKMKL
- a CDS encoding HU family DNA-binding protein, which encodes MTKKDIIHRCHEKMPVFSKSLIEKALNLLLKEVSLSLNRGEDVKITGFGTWKRVKVKRKNKKGFSVKLKPSRKLLTYLNTSEVGTKIRK